The Methanobacterium sp. sequence GGTCTTGGAACCTTGTTAACAAGAATAACCAGGTCTTCATCGCTTTCATTGTACCAGCAATGTGGTATTTTTGCAGGGCTATCTATCAACGTATCTTTAGTCACTTCTTTTTTTTCATCACCAATTTCTACAATACCTTTACCTTCAAGAACATAGAAGAATACATCTACTGGTGTTATATGTCTTTTTAATGATTCTCCTGGTTTTAATGTCATATGGACTGCCATTGCATTTTCAGTATTGTATATTACACGTGTATCTACTCCATGGGGGTTTGAAGACAATTCAACATCTTTAATTTTTACTATTTTCATTTTATCACCTGAATTTTATTCCTTAATGCTAAATGAATAATCGATAGCATCTTTCGGGCATCTTTTTATGCATTCACAACATAATATACAGTTTGTATTATCCATAGTATTATAATTTACCATATTGCTAACATCTAATCCCATGGGGCATGCCTTATCACATACTTTGCAATCTGAACAATTATTTTGGTCACTTACTAAATGTAATGATGGTATTTTAATAATTCTTCCTAATTTAGAACCTATTATAAATAAAACCCCTACTGGACATAAATATCGGCAGTATGCTCTACTTCCCAATAAAGAAAATACACCAACTATTACAATGAAGAGTGATGCCATAATCAGTTTAATATTGCCTTCTGGAGCAAATAAGCTCACTTTATTCAATCCTCCAATCTTAAAGAGGGAAAAAGAAACCATTCCAATGAAAAATAGGAAAACAAGATATTTTAATTTATCTGCTTTTTTAGATTCAGGTTTCTTTTTTAATATATGGTGGCCTATAATTTCCTGCAATGCTCCATAGGGACATGTATATCCACAAGATGCAGATCTGCCTATAAATAATGATAAAATGAACCAGGCTGATACCAAAATCAAACTAGCTGTGATTATACCGTTACGAATGCCCCATCCCATCAAAACCTGCGAATAAAAATTAAATAATAATGGCAACATCATTACCAGCGCTATTAAAATATAGATTCGTAATCTAATTATTTGATTTTTCATTTAAATTACCTCTGCGCTAAATCATACGTTAAATTATCTTAAATGATCTTTAATTTCAAAATAACTGTGTTATGTTGATTTTTCGTATATTTTTTCTATTTAATAGATCAATATCCGTAATATTTAAATATTTTTTCACTAAATCAGTATAAAATGATAAAATAAGGAGGGATTTTTTATTTCAATAAAACAAGCCACAGTAAATGCATTGAAAATAATGGGACTTACAGAATACGAATCTAAAGCATATTTATCCTTAGCTTCTTTAATATCTGCCACAGCTTCAGAAATTAGTGATGCGTCTGGTATACCTCTTTCTAGAACATATGATGTGTTAAAAAGTCTACATAATAAAAATTTTATTGAGATTACCCGGGGTAAACCATTAAAATATACTGCGGTACCACCTCAAGATGTTTTTGAGAAATCAAGGGCAAAAATTAAAGAAGAACTGGATGAAGCCGAATCAGAAGTAAAAAATATTTATGAAAGTCAAATATCTAAGTCTCCAGCCCCTATATGGTTAATCTATGGGACAGATAAAATTGTAAAAAAAGAAATAGAGATTATTCGCCGTGCCAGGAGCTCATTACACATTGTAGAAGGATTCATGTTCCACGGGGAAGTTGAAAAATTAAATGATACTTTGAATAAATCATTAAAAAAAGGAGTTCAAACCAGAATAATAGCAGCACCCTACAGTATCACTGATGGAGAAAAAATAGACATCTCTTCGAATATTAATAAATTGGACTGTGAAATCAAGACCTTTCAAATACCTTTCATAAAGGCCATAATACGTGATAAAAAAGAAATGATGTTAATATTCTGTAAATTTAAAGACGAAACTGTAATATCCCAGACGGCAATAGGCGTATGGAACCAGTATACGGAATTTGTAGAAACAATAACTGATTTATATAATTTAGTATGGACAATGGGTCTGTTTAATAGAATAAGTTTGTAAAAGAGATATTGTGTTATAATATGGTAGTATGCCAGTTTTTGAGTGATATGGGGGATATAATATTTAAAAAATGAAAAATATTGAATATTAATCTATTAATTTAACTTACTTCTTGAAAACAAATCCTGTTAAAGTACCATCTATAACAAGATCAAAATTTACCTTATCAAGCCAGCCCGCTTCCCTGAACATGCCCATATAAGATAATCCAATAAGTTTTCCATCTTTTTTCAGTATCTTATCTATCATTTGATTTATTTCTTCAATTTTAACATTGGATTTTGGAATTGTTAACCCTCCAAGAAGTGCAACAACGTCTGCTTGAGGATCAGCAGGTTCAGATAACTGCATTCCCTCTGGGGTGATTTCAATCTTTTTAGCACTTTGAATGTCTGTCAATGGGATGAAAACAGATTCTTTATCTCTTATAGCATAGGCAAAAAGCTCGGCATAAGGAGTGCATACTCCAGGGGCTCCTGCAAATGTCACCTTTTTTGCATCTTTCACTTCTTCTTTGAATGCCATAAGATTTCCATTTATTCCTCTAAATTCCTTCATTTTTTCCATGATATCGGCTCCGCTAGTGGTTATTTTTCTTTAATGGATCGTTAATTAATGCGTAGGAAATAAGACCTATAGCCAGCACCATTATAACAATTTTATACATTGGTATCATATTTATCACATCTTTAGTTATCTAATCTGTATTTTTGAAGCTACAAGTCAAAAATATAAAAAATAAAAAAGAATACTTCTATTCTTTTAACATCTTCATTTTCTCTTTTGGAGTTAAATCTCCCACAATATCCTCTGGTAACCCGATTTTAAGGATTTTACCTCCTCTCATGAGGGCTGATCTATCACATACATCAAGTACAAAGTCCATATCGTGAGATATTATCAAAAAAGTCTGTTTAAGTTCTTCACGTGCTTTTCTTATTGAATCTGTTACCTGAACTCTTGTTATTGGGTCCATTGTACCTGTTGGCTCGTCAAGAATCACAACATTAGGTTCTTTAATCAAAACCTGAGCTAAAGCAACTCTATGGCGCTCACCACCACTTAGTTCATCAGGATATTTATCTAATAAGCTCATTGTGTAATCTTCATCAAATCCAACGGCTTTAAGCACGTATATTGACTTCATCTTTGCAAACTCAGCAGGGAGCTCCAGGCTTATT is a genomic window containing:
- a CDS encoding cupin domain-containing protein; this translates as MKIVKIKDVELSSNPHGVDTRVIYNTENAMAVHMTLKPGESLKRHITPVDVFFYVLEGKGIVEIGDEKKEVTKDTLIDSPAKIPHCWYNESDEDLVILVNKVPRP
- a CDS encoding helix-turn-helix domain-containing protein, yielding MGLTEYESKAYLSLASLISATASEISDASGIPLSRTYDVLKSLHNKNFIEITRGKPLKYTAVPPQDVFEKSRAKIKEELDEAESEVKNIYESQISKSPAPIWLIYGTDKIVKKEIEIIRRARSSLHIVEGFMFHGEVEKLNDTLNKSLKKGVQTRIIAAPYSITDGEKIDISSNINKLDCEIKTFQIPFIKAIIRDKKEMMLIFCKFKDETVISQTAIGVWNQYTEFVETITDLYNLVWTMGLFNRISL
- a CDS encoding DUF2124 domain-containing protein — protein: MEKMKEFRGINGNLMAFKEEVKDAKKVTFAGAPGVCTPYAELFAYAIRDKESVFIPLTDIQSAKKIEITPEGMQLSEPADPQADVVALLGGLTIPKSNVKIEEINQMIDKILKKDGKLIGLSYMGMFREAGWLDKVNFDLVIDGTLTGFVFKK
- a CDS encoding 4Fe-4S binding protein — its product is MGWGIRNGIITASLILVSAWFILSLFIGRSASCGYTCPYGALQEIIGHHILKKKPESKKADKLKYLVFLFFIGMVSFSLFKIGGLNKVSLFAPEGNIKLIMASLFIVIVGVFSLLGSRAYCRYLCPVGVLFIIGSKLGRIIKIPSLHLVSDQNNCSDCKVCDKACPMGLDVSNMVNYNTMDNTNCILCCECIKRCPKDAIDYSFSIKE